ATCTTCTCCTCCAGTCGACCCGTCCTTCTCCTTCCTCACGGCGAAGCTACCTGGGGTTGAGCGTATGGTCCTCTTGGATTCCTGCAATGGGCTCCTGCTCTTTGGGTGCCGCCGGGAGGACAGGTTCGGGTACATCGTGTGCAACCCTGCGACCGAGGAACTGGTGACTGTGCCCGCCAGCTCTGCCTCTTGTCCGCGTCCGCCTCCACTGGAGGAGGGCTATAATGACGCCGATTATGGAGAAGAAAGATTTGCACACACCTTTCTGATGTTTGACCCGGCTGTCTCCTCGCACTTCCACTTGTTCCAGATCTGGGAGAATACGACGGTGGTGGAGGTGGAAACGGTGCACTCTTACTCGTCTGAAACCAGGGCATGGACTGACAGGTCAAGCAAGTGGAAGCGAGGTGAAAAGGGCGGTGAATGGGGATTGTGGGGTAAGGCCATAATCCAATTCACGTACGGCAGGGCTTTGGTCAATGGTCTGCTGCATTTTGTTGTCTCCCGTATTCGGAAACATGAGTTTCTGATAGTTGCAGTGGATGGGGAAGGGAAAACTTGTAGGATCATCGGCTGGCATGATAAGCATGCGTCGGCGGAAGCTACTTTTATTGGTCAATCCCAAGGCCATCTGCACTGCATCAGTATGAATATGCAATCACGACTGCTCCCATATGCACTTCACGCAGCTGTCAGTTTGGGTTCTTGAGGACTATGATACACAAGAATGGATCCTGAAGCACAATGTGAGCACTTCGCGATTATTTGGATTGCTGAGTTGCCCAATCGACGAGTTTGATATTGTGGCCATTCATCCAGATCACAATTCGATAATCCTTGTTCAGGGTTCCAACCAGAAACTGGTATCTTATGACATGGATAGTAAGGAACTGCGTGCTCTGCTCAGTCTAGGAGGggactgtcggtttatttttacCCCGTATGTTCCCTGTTTCATGGAGTCTCTTTTTGTTGCCAACAAGGACTGAGGTGGTTTCTTGTGGGATACTTCTCTGAATGTTCAGCAAGGGCTTGATCTTCCAAGTATGGGGGCAACTAGCAGTGTGTGGAAATCTACTAGAATTAGGTGGTGTAAAGTTGGATAAATCTGTGCTTTAATGTATCCCTTTTGTAATGCTGTGAGAAAGCTGTTTACAAGATACAGCATGCAGGTTAGCATTACATATGCTAGTTATTTAGTTAATGCATAAAGCCCTGAGCTAGTTCGAGCTGCCCAACACATCCAAGTTATCAGTTATGAGTTTGAAACGCTACCCTTTATGTTTCCAGATTGATGTGTCCATCTTTTATATGTGCTTCCTTTTTCTCAGCCAGTACTAGCGAGCAATTACTGACTGAATTTGTGTTTCCTCGATGCTGTATATGTTTATTTATgctggaaattgcatttatcttCCATATGTGGAAGAGGTCATGTCTCAGAAATGTTGGAACTGAGAGCTCTGTCACATTAAGCTCAAAGATTGTCTAATCGCTGTGATTGATTGTTGCTGCTGGTTACTTGCATTGACTTTGGAGCAGAAGCTGAATCATAAATGTATTCGATTCAGCTATAGTCAATTGTTCCTTATGACAACCAGTCTAAGTGGAGCTAGTGTTTTTACATATCATATTCTACAACTCTAAGTGGACTGTGGATTTTTCTTTCTTCTGTCCTGTACATGTGAAGAAATGAGAAAATACCTCATATAATATTTCTCTACTTATTCTATCTTGCAGTTTTACAATAACTTAGCCAATTGTTTTTATGCTGAAGAAGGAACAAAAATTGTATCCCATATTTTGCCAAATGCCAATGTCCCTTTGTTTGGTAAAATTTAAAGGTTAAAGAACTGGAGGTATTATCCTTGAAATCTTCCTAGTTGTCTACATGGTATAGCTTGTTTCTAACAAAAGTTTCCATGTATGCTTCTGAAGAATAAGTGGCACTATGTAACAGATGATGGTAGTTGATTGCATTATATACATTCTTTGCAATAATATAAACGCCTGGTTCCAGTTTTGTGAAAACCAAAAGTTAGTTTAACATCAGTTTCAAGATTTGCAGTGTAATACATACAGGGGCAATGTTCAAACCTACAGCTCTGACAGCATTTTTTTTTACTGGATATGATAAATTCTATCTGTCTCGGTAACAGTCCTACAGAGGCTTTTCCTTCTGTTTAGCAGAAGCCTTCAGTTCTCCAGGCCTTGGGCCTTTTTTCAGTCGCTGCCCCTGAATCAACACACCTCCTTCCATGTTCAGGCCCAGTTTAGATgcaattttttttgcaaaatgagcaccgtagcattttcgttgttatttgacaattagtgtccaatcatagtctaattaggcttaaaagattcgtctcgtggatttcgtctaaactgtgtaattagttttattttttatttatatttaatgcttcatgcatgcgtccaaagattcgatgtgatgggaaatcttgaaaaatttggcaaaaccaagtggaactaaacaggcctcAGTTTTCTCATCTGAACTTTGACTATCATAGGATCTTGTACCAGTTACTTGGGCTATGTTTTGTAAGTCCTAGATATACCCCTAAAGCAATCTCCCCATTCAAACAAGTATCCCCCAAAGCAATTTCTCGTGTTCCATCAGATCGAAAGCCTTGAGTGTACCTTTACAGTCCTTGAACTACAGCTGCTGCTCTGTTCACTAGTACTACCTCCGTTCCTAATGTAGGTTGTATTAGTTGTGTTCTATGTCAAACTAGTCTAATATTGACCACGTTTATAGAAGGATGGATCAACATCTATCACATCAAAGTAATTGTATTAGATCAAATTCATTTATTTGGTTTTGCAAATGTCAACACATATCCTAGTTATTTAGTTAATGCATAAAGCCATGAACTAGTTCGAGCTGCCCAACACATACAAGTTGTCAGTTCTGAGTTTGAAATGCTGCCCTTTGTGTTTCCAGAATGATGTCTCCATCATATATATGTGCTTCCTTTTTCTTGGCCTTTATAAGCGATCAATTATTGACTGAATTTGCGTTTCTCGGTACTGTATATGTTTATTTATGCTGAAAAATGCATTTATCTTCCACATGTGGCGGAGGTCATGTCTCAGAAATGTTTGAACTGAGAGCTTTATCACATTAATCTCAAAGGTTGTCTAATCGTTGAGATTGGTTGTTACTGCTCGTTACTTGCATTTGCTTCGGCTGTCGTGCAGAAGCTGAATCATGAATGTACTCAATTCAGCTATAGCCAATGGCTCCTTATGACAACCAGTCGAAGTTGAGCTAGTGTTTGTACATAACATAGTCTACAATTGGAAGTGAACTGTGGATTTTTTCTTTCTTCAGTCTTGTGGATgtgatgaaatgaaaaaaaaatcccaTATCATTTTTCTCTACTTATTCTATCTTGCAGGTTTTATAATAACTTGGCCAATTATTCTTACGCTGAATAAGGAACAAAAATTCTTTCCCATATTTTGCCAAATGCCGACGTCTCTTTCTTCAGtacaaatttaaattttaaactgTAAGGATTGTCCTTGAAATCTtcctacagcctgttcggttggctggttcgtatcgttgctggttcgtaaaaaagtactgctgactaatttgtgtgagagaaaaatactgttccggctgaaaatttacgatcgtttacgataagccacaggcaaacgaacaggctgctagttTACGGTTTCCGTAAAAAATATAGTATGTCAAAAATAAATAATTTTGTGAGGAATGTTCGAAAACAAAAATATAAAGGACGACGATCCCGTCGCACGTTTGAGAAGCGTGCGACCCCGTCGGGGTTGTCCTTGCCCCCGGTTTCCACCACCGGCAGCTGGCGGCTCCCAGTCGCCTCACCGCGCCACCCGCCTCCCACCACTACCCCTCTACCCGTCCTCCTCTAATCATAGGGCAGACACCGGTGAGCTTTGCCACTGACGCCTCCACCAGCATCGTCCTCGCCCTCGTCCCCGCCCCTGGCTTCCACCACTGGTGGCCGGTGGCTCCTGTCGCCTCACCGCTCCACCCGCCTCCTTGCCCCGCCTCTCGACACCGCCCTCCCCTAATCACAGGGTAGCTGCCGGTGAGCTTCTGTGACGCCTTCGCtggcgtcgtcctcgtcctcgccccCATCTCGGCCCCCTAGCCTCGGTTTCCACCACCGGCAGCCGATGGCTCCCACGTGCCTCACTGTGCCACCTGCCTCCCACCCCCGCCCCTCGACCCCGCCCTCTCCTAATCATAGGGCAGTCCGCGGGTGAGCTTCGTCGCGACGCCCTGCGGCCAACCTCGCCCAACCGTCGTCTCGCCCGTCCACCACCGTCGTGTCACGCCCCTCCCCAAAACCTCTTTCTAGAGCCGCCGGTGAAAAGATCCCCTAACATCGGAACCCTAACGCCGGCGAGGTCCTCGTCTCCCACGTTAGCGGTAGGGTAGGGTTGGGGGACTACTGAGCTGGCTCGTGTCGCGTGGCCGCGAAGGAGCTGACCCATCGTATAATAGACTTTGCAAAATATAAATGAGTAGGAATTTACGTGCCTATGGCAAATGGGCCAAGGCCCAACAAGCCAAAATACCGACCCCAATCAACTCTTTGAGTTTACGCCTTCCCTTATATTTTTATCTCCCGTCACTTTGTGTAGTAAAATTTAACGGACAGACTAGCGCCCAGACGTCCGGCCCTAGGCCTGCGTCCGGACGCTGCTCCCCGCGTCCCGCACCTGCTCCATGCCGCATGCCCCGCTCGCTTAGGTTCTGTGCCACTCAGAATGACTCGCACCCCACCTACGCCGCCCGCTGCTTCCCGTGCCCCACACCTGCTCCATGCCACATGCTCCGCTCACTTGGGTTCTGCGCCGCTCGAACGACTCACACCCCACCCACACCGCCCGCCCCCACATGGGCCCACGCTGCCCGAACATCACCAGCATCAAGAAAGAGGAGACATTGAGGCgaggagagatgcaacacccgatctacttttgaaacatccagatacaacacttgcaacatacgtatgaagacaaatgaaatgtttgaaacatgtgtctgaaacacttgcaaaaaacacataaaacacttgaaaaccattgcaacacaTACGTAATATCAAGATAAAatagttgcaacatatgtgtgaaacatatgcaacatccagataaacacacttgcaacatacatctaaaaaacagatgaaacattgggaataaacatttgcaacatatgtgtacaaccattgcaatatatgcaacatcccgatctacttttgcaacattcatacgaaacccttgcaacatacctctgaaacaaccgaaacacttgaaacatatgcttacaACTTATGCTTTTAGCgtaatgtcaccttgctgcttggatgaATGGAGCTCGACACCGGCATGGAACTTGATGCCACATAGTGAAAGGAGGTCACCGGTGCCCGTGATGGACCACCAGCAGAAGAAGGCCCTGATGCGGATGCTGTCGAGGCCCGCGATGCGGCGGTCGTCAAAGCAACCCATGAGGCGGTCGCTGAAGGCGGCGAGGTAGCTCCCCGTGGGCAACACGATGTGGCAGCTAGAGCGAAGGTCGACGGCAAAGTCCCCAGAGCTGGCATCGAGCGTGTAGGCATGCGCATTGGTCGGGGGCAGGCCACGCAGGAAGCCCCGGAGGCAGAGCTCGTTGTACGCAGTGGTGGCGGGTAGTGACGAGGTGGAGTCCGGGTGGGCGAGCGGAAGCGACGCCGTGAGGAGGGCGGCGAGGAGGCAGCGCGCCATCGTGGGTTCGTTGCGCGAGTAAGAGAAGGGGCAGAGCCATAGAGGCCTGGAGGGTGGTGGGGAACGTGAGAGACGTGTGGGGGCGGTGGAACAATCAGGAATGGGAGAGTCGGGGCTGTTGAAATGTCCGGACGGGAGTCACGGGATGGACCACTGCGGTTGCTTAGGCTGCCCGTCTGCATGCCCAGTAAGGAGGCGCTCGGACGGACGTCCTGACCCAACATTAtcaaaaatttaaatttaaagaACTAGAAGTATTATCCTTGAAATCTCCTAGTTTACAGGTATCCGTAAGAAATATAGTATGTcaaatttttttttgaggaatGTCAAAACAATAAAAATATAAATGAACAGTACCATCTTACGCACCTAAAGCAAATGGGCCAAGGCCCAACAAGCCAAAATTCCGACCCCCAGTCAACTCGAGTTTACACGTTCCCTTGTAATTTTATCTCCCACCTCAGCATAAAATTTTAGTATGTGACTCAACATGTATATATGTGTTAGCACCACTGCTATTCCTCATCTGACAACATCGCCTCGCCAAGGCCTGACTGGAGGAAATGGGCCTGGAGAAGAAGACAGGCGGTCCAAAAGGATTCGGAAGACTAACCTGAAGGTGTTCGGTCCAACATGGCTTGCTTGGCTGATTAGTATAAGTATAGAGAAGATGGGAAAGAGTGGCTTATGAAATTTGTAAACCCAATCCTATTCTGTTATGCAATAGAACTCCTCCGTATTGTATCTTTCTCTGTTCTATTGCTTACTTCTTCCCCAATCCAATTCCCGATTGCCTTCTGCTAACAATTTGGTATCAGACGTCTTCTTCGATCCATCGCTCCTCTACTCCTCCCCTATTCTTCTTCTCCGCCCTGGATCTCACTGCCGCCGCCACCCACGACCACTTCACTCGCCGGCAACAATCTCTCGGCGTCATGGATCCCAATCTAAAATCATCCTCGACAAGCTCGATGACTTTGGCAAGTGGCTCGACAACCATGACGCTCGGCTTCATTAGCGCTTCACCAACCTCGACCGCGACCTCTCTGCCCGCAACAACAACATTGATTGTGGCCTTGCCAATTTAGAGTCGTCCTGCGCTTCGACCGTGGATCCGAGCATCTCCGACGGCCTCGCCACGCTAGAGTTGGCGTACTCCACCTAGGCTTCAGACATCGCCCAACGCATCGCCACGCTTGAGTTGGTCCATGTCGCGCACTCCACCGATGACCATGATGCACGAGTGACCAAGCTGGAGGCAGTGGCGGTTGACATCAGAGCGTGGCGACCGGAGTTGGAAGGCATCGTCGATGACCTAAAGCTCCGGGTGAAGAACGCTGTGAAGAGCTTGGACCACACGGCGTTCGACACAATGTCGCATAGTCCTAGAATCATGGCCTCATCACCGATCTCGGTGCACtttaaaggtcctaatatggctagaggggggtgaatagcctattaaaaaatctacaagatcactagagcaatttgattagtatgacaaatggcgaaatgtaaacttgctctagctctataagggttgcaagccacctatccaacaattctagttactataatcactaggcacacaagaggctatgttgctactcactaagagctctcaaacttgctacactaaagagctccactagatgaacttaaactacaaagtaagctctcaattctaactacactaaagagcttgctacaactagtttgtgggaatgtaaatgagtgagtagggtgattataccgctgcatagaggagtaaaccaatcacaagataaatgccaattcaatcaccgggagaataccaaagggcaagagataaccaatttttcttctgaggttcacgtgcttgccggcacgctagttcccattgtgtcgaccaacacttggtggttcggcggctaagaggtgttgcacgaacctcgtccacacaattggacaccacaagaacctactcacaagtgaggtaactcaatgacacgagcaatctactagagttacctttcggctctctgccagggaaggcacaagacccctcacaatcaccaggagatggccatgaacaatcaccaactcgtgccagtcctcctccgctactccaagccatctaggtggtggcaaccaccaagagaaacaagaaatccacagccacaacgatccccaagtgccactagatgcaatcactcaagcaaatgcacttgaaatcactcccaatctcactatgatgatgaatcaaagatagagatgagtgggaggtgtttgttTAGGCttacaaggatgtcaagtatgtcaaagtgccaagagagtgagccccaagcctGTACCTTCCTATTTATAGATCCCTAAGACTCAAAGAGCCATTAGGCActctcagggtgaccggacgtagcccagcgtccggtcagccaacgtccggtcgctccGATGACCGCCATGTGTCCCCGTTTAAACCTCATCCATCGGATGCCAATAGTCACTTAATGTTTAACGTGTAGTCAAACACTCGAACGGACACGCTGCTCCAACGGACCAGGCATAGAGCCACACCGCGTCCGTTCGATTCTAATAAGAGTCTAGAGACATTTTTCGTCGACCAAACACGTCAGGTCACGAGTGAACGGATACGCCCGAGAGTCTGGTCAGCTCCCTGCGCCTCTGCCTGTGAAAACTCTATcgatgtcagcgtacgtcagccatGACCTGACGTAGCCCCTACGTGTCTGGTCGTGTGCTAACCCCTACGTCCGCTCGCCTgaaaaagtgaccggacacgccggtcaggGCTAGAGCCAACATCCGGTC
Above is a genomic segment from Miscanthus floridulus cultivar M001 chromosome 3, ASM1932011v1, whole genome shotgun sequence containing:
- the LOC136543419 gene encoding uncharacterized protein; its protein translation is MARCLLAALLTASLPLAHPDSTSSLPATTAYNELCLRGFLRGLPPTNAHAYTLDASSGDFAVDLRSSCHIVLPTGSYLAAFSDRLMGCFDDRRIAGLDSIRIRAFFCWWSITGTGDLLSLCGIKFHAGVELHSSKQQGDITLKA